In Mesorhizobium sp. J428, the genomic window GGGAACTTCGACACGATGATGAACATTGCGGTGCCGGCCAGCATGGTAACGAACGACCAGGTGTAAAGCGCCAGCGCGAAGGGCTGGAACAGCATCAGAAAGCCGACGCCGATGAGGGCAGTGGCGATGTTTTCCAGCGGCCCGCGGCGGAGGAACTTCGGCCAGGATGTGCGGCTTGTCTGCGTGCTCATTTCCGCACCGCCCCGAATGTGATGCCGCGAAGCAACTGCTTCCTCAGCAGGATGGTAAACACCAGGATCGGCACCAGGAAGATCGTCGTCCCGGCCGCGACAGCCGGCCAGTCCTGCCCACCCTCGCCGATGATCGTGGGGATGAACGGCGGCGCGGTCTGCGCGGTGCCGGAGGTGAGCAGCGAAACGAAGGCATATTCGTTCCAGGCGAAGATCATGCAGAAGATCGCGGTTGCCGCGATGCCGGTCGTTGCCTGCGGCAGCACCACCTTCCAGAACGCCTGCAGCCGCGAATAGCCGTCGATCATCGCGGCCTCCTCGTATTCGCGCGGGATCTCGTCGATGAAGCCCTTGAGCAGCCAGACCGCCAGCGACACGTTCACCGCCGTATAGAGCAGGATCATGCCAAGCGCGGTGTCGGACAGGCCGAGCTCGCGATACATCAGGTAGATCGGGATCGCGACCGCGATCGGCGGCATCATGCGCGTCGACAGGATGAAGAACAGGAGGTCGTCCGCCAGCGGCACCTTGAAGCGCGAGAAGCCGTAGGCCGTCAGCGTGCCGAGGAAGACGGCGCAGAAGGTCGAGCCGAAGGCGATCACCAGAGAGTTGACGAAGCGCGGCAGGAAGTTCGACGGACCGGCGATCACCATGTTGCGCTTGCGCGTGGTCTCGTCGCAGAAGTTGGTCGCCGGCGGCAATGACTGTATGTATTCCGGCGTCTGCCGTGTGCGCGTCGTGAACAGGTTGCAGTAGCCTTCGATCGACGGCGTGAAGACGACCTTCGGCGGATAGGCGATTGAATCCGGCGGCGTCTTGAACGAGGTCGCAATGATCCAGGCGAGTGGGATCATCGTCACCACTGCGTAGAGGATGATGATCACGCTGGCGACGCGTTTCGACGCAGCACTTGGCTCGATGACGGAGTGGGCCGAGGCACTCATCGGCTCTTCACCTTGTTCAGGACCTTGACGTAGATGTTGGCGAGGCCGAACACCGCGACGAACAGGATGATGGCGAAGGCCGACGAGAAGCCGGTGCGCCACTTCTCGAACGCCTCGCGCTTGAGCGTGATTGAGGCGACCTCA contains:
- a CDS encoding carbohydrate ABC transporter permease, translated to MSASAHSVIEPSAASKRVASVIIILYAVVTMIPLAWIIATSFKTPPDSIAYPPKVVFTPSIEGYCNLFTTRTRQTPEYIQSLPPATNFCDETTRKRNMVIAGPSNFLPRFVNSLVIAFGSTFCAVFLGTLTAYGFSRFKVPLADDLLFFILSTRMMPPIAVAIPIYLMYRELGLSDTALGMILLYTAVNVSLAVWLLKGFIDEIPREYEEAAMIDGYSRLQAFWKVVLPQATTGIAATAIFCMIFAWNEYAFVSLLTSGTAQTAPPFIPTIIGEGGQDWPAVAAGTTIFLVPILVFTILLRKQLLRGITFGAVRK